tgtaattctaaacatcaaacttattaaggatgagagtgggattacattaacgcaatctcactatgttgagaaggtcttgaaccgattcggttttatggatagcaagccttctccaacaccttatgatcccagcgtgacactcagaaagaacaagaaagaaacgagagatcaattaagatactctcaaattgtcggttcactcatgtacttagctagcgctacaagaccagatatctcttttgctgtgagcaaactgagtaggttcatgtccaacccgggtgatgatcattggcatgcactagaaagggtcttgcgctatctgagaggtactatgagttacggaattacttattcagggcatcctgctgtgctagaaggatatagtgattcaaattggatctccgatgttgatgtactttacgcaacaagtgggtatgtatttactcatggtggtggcgcagtgtcatggaggtcttgcaagcaaaccatattgacgaggtcaactatggaagcagaattaactgctttggacacagctactgttgaggcagaatggctgcgtgagctcttgatggacttgccggttgttgaaaaacctgtaccggctattcttatgaattgtgataaccaaacgattatcgctaaagtgaacaattctaaagataatgcaaagtcatcaagacacgtgaaaagacgtttgaagtctgtcaggaagttgagaaactccggagtaataactgttacgtatatacaaacagacaaaaacctggcagatccctttacaaagggactatcacgaaatgtgatagatattgcatcgagggagatgggtatgagacccatagatgttacaccatagtagtaacccaacctttgtgatcggagatcccgtgaattaggatttgggaagaacaagctattggttaactgaggagagtaataacttatgatcgtctccaagtgaagatgcaaaactctcagagctgtaaggctcagatctgtaaggcaggttggcaacatgccttaatgtggttctattggctataattagcatagatgctgtcctacagagcagtcttgaaagaacacacctatatgagttctgactgtaaacgtcgcaatctatgagatttgggtgatctctagtaagctcacgaagagaccagggagtatgacgtataagctccaaaccgcggggtagcctactggcggtcaggtactggttaagactttgagtgaaacaTGTTCACACAAAActaacaattcaaggcatagtccattgtcaagttgtgaatggatgtagcttaaagttctaggcagaagttcaacttaacagcctctgctgaaacactggtatatttaacaagtggtgagagaaggcaaatctctaaatgggtatttgagatctggtgggggattgttagaattaatgggctaggcccataccaatttctgaaatctcaaagcccatgtgtaaaatggcaagtggtggtgctaagtttagtcccaccttggaagttgaagaagagttggacctctttatatagtgggttctctccaccactctaagtggtgtgtgagaagagaaagggaaaaccacacgcgcgcgctcgctcgcctcgcctcgccgggccgggccgtggcgaggcgaggcggcgcgtacatgcgcgtgaatggtccgccgaaatccggtccgtccccttgcaggagcgcagcttccttttgccgttttatttttatgtcttggcagacaagtttttgatttcttgtccaataagtatacgaattagaaaccgagtcggtttgggattgtggtcgcgacacaataccgcctctggtcctaatatatatacagctaccggctgcggccagagacacaccgaaaaaacacctagggttttgcctcatctcacaacttgcgccgccatcgtagtctactccatcccaaacgccggcgtgcatcggcgcgtgggagagcaggtctccggaaccgttcgtctttgcgatcctgcaccgggagaggacgaattaggtttttgggaagcgttgtgcgcgactgctcaaattcgtcatcacgggtcgtcttccgtccaagtcgggcggtgctactcatcgtcgtattcatcgccgtcagcagcagatcgtcgccaacatcgtcatcaacactgtcgcacccataatagctaacgatcagtacgtccaaaatcctctgttcatgtctgtttctacagctattgttacgtgtttgctgctgttatgcatgtcttgctgttcttctagtttgctagattattgcatgctagctagtatctcttctagtcatgaattatttattggaattaatcatgaactcgCCTAATATTCCAACACATTCACCCCAAAGCTGTCTGATGTGCTGGGTAATTTCATCGAGCAGAGCGTCGTAATTAGTGCTCATAGTCTCAGGATCCTCGTCCAGCTGCAATTGGAATGTCGGAGAGTTCTGCAAGTAAAGATTATATAACATCAGCATAGGATCCAACCATGCAATCAATCGGTAGAAGATACCAATTTGTGTTGATGAGATGGTCAAAGGCCGTAAGATCCCATCATCATGTAAAAGTATATGCAGGATGAACAGTATTATCTAGTACTATTTCGTTTGCCAGCAACTTGTGTTTGCTGTATATCGTCCCAATCAATCATATAACAATAAATGCAACAATAAATGTAGGAAATCCGTACGGAACCAAACAAACGCACACGTGACACGAAATCTGCGAGAAATCCAATCCCAGCCAGCCGTACTAACCGAACGCCCCCTACTTGATGGGGGAAATAATCGGACCATGAACTGATTCCACACCCCACGGACCGCAATTAATAAAGTGATTAAGGCCCAGGATTAAGAAAAGTGGGTTTTGTGCCGAGGCCCATGAGAAAAGGGGCGCGGGGAGAGAGGGGGGTCGGCACCTGAAAAGGATCCATGCCGCCAATGCTGGCCCGCCGATCGTCGAACCTCAGCAGATCGTACCAGATTCGGCTAGGGTTTTGCCGGAGGAGCGAGGTTTTTCTGGCTGAGAACGATGGTGAAGCAAGCCGCGCGccggtgcgtgcgtgtgtgtgttgaGGGAAGGCAGCGTTTTTCGTTGTCTTGTCCTTGGTTGGGGGGTGAGCGTGAGAGCCACTATGGGCCAGAATGGCCCAACGAGTCCAACACGATGATGAGTGGCCGAATGGATGCCCACTATGTGTCGGACGACACACAGTGAATGGGCCTAGGCCTCTGACCGTCTGGCGCGCGTCTAAAAGGGCCCaagttgtgatatgatatggctccTCTTTCTATTTCGAGATCCCCGACTCGTCCATCTTTCTCAACTGAAAAAAAAAAACTCTTGGATCGACCAaaccctagagagagagagagagagatagtcctcttccatggccggcggcgattcTTCTCCcgtggcggctgcggctgcggcgacgAAGTGGGAGTGGGACCAAGAAGAGTATCGGTGCGAGCCGGCGGAGTATTCCGTGGACCCGCGATACAGCGAGTACGACCCCAAGCAGGGCTGTTTCATATGCGTCCGCTACTTCTTCGACGGCAAACTCGACCTGGACGAGGAGTGTACGTTCCCATCCAATCCAATCCCCCTTACTATGCATCTCGTTATGTTCGGTTAAACCTCTTTTGGAGGTGGATTTTGATTCATAGCAGATTTAATCCTCCTCAATCCACTCAAATCCCCTTCATACCCCTCCCCTTGCAACAGAACAAGCCTATCGAACCTTGTTGCTTCGTTATGCATGTCTAATTCATTTCAATTCAAACACCAGTCGGTCAGTATCATTCATTCATCAAATTCTATCTGAAGGTTACTTTCAGTTTCTGCTAGATTTATTCGGAAGCAAAGGCTGCCACTTTCAAATTCATTCCTCAATTAGGCTCGGTttacacatacatacatacatacatacatacatacatacatacatacatacatacatacatacatacatacatacatacatactcttTTGTTACTCTCTTTGATTGATTTATATGCGTTTTCTTCTCATTTGACAGCACCTGTTGGTCCCATGCGACATACTGGTAAAATCTTCAAAGAGGGATTCCGGCTCAAAAACTCAGTCAATGTTGTCTCCATCAAGATTGTTTCCTCTGACTATGGCTACCCACTGTATGTCTACGGTACCATCATAGCCAGGGACAGTCTGGATCGAAAATGTGTCTATATATTCCGGCGCGACCAGGATGATTGCCAGCTCATCAGCTCAAAGGTATTACTGCCACAGACACATACAATATATCAATGTGTGTTTTCTTGTACTGGTACCTCATATCAGTCCtctgatttaataaaaaaaatgctGATTTCCTGACGGAGAAATTCTGAGTTaagttgtgcacaacttctataaATGATTACTTATGAATGTTGTATATCAGTAATCCATATTTGGGTTTTGTATGTTATACTTGAATAACGGATCTAGTTTTGTATCTGTTCCATACTCGAATGTACAGATACTTGAGCCAACCAGCAAATCCGTATTGGATACCGTATCAGATACCGATTTGCCTCCGATACTCCCCCGATGCGTATCCATGGAGTATCCTTGAATAAATGATTTAAAACAATTACGATACTCCCCCGATACTTTGCCAATACGTTTTGGATACGGCCCAGCCCAATTAACAGCCCTCTCAACCCAGTAAAGAAGCAACCAGCAACCCTAGTACCCTGATGGCCCCCATCCGTTCCCTCCAAGTTTCTTTCCTCCTTCTCAAGCTCACACCAGGTGGCGGCTGCTCACTCAGTGCCAGCGGAGGCAGCGGCTAGCCGGCGACGAACTGCCCCTCCTCCTCACCAACGTCCTCGCTCAGGCGAGGCTAGTAGCTGCATGCTCAGGAGAGCAAACATGAAAGTAATATGCTGTTCCTAACCTCTATACTTTATTTTTCAATTAAAAATAGTAAAATGTATCCCCGTATTGGCACTTTTTCAAAATGGCGAATTTACGTATCCATATTGGCCCGATACCGATACTCGTATCCGTATCGGTGCTTCGTAGGTTCCATATGATGTTGATTTTAACAATACTTCAATTAGTTGTCTTATTATAGCGAATAGTGTTAGGAGCCAGGGGTTTATCACTTGCGTGCGTGAGTTTATGGCACTACAGCAATCTGCACAATAAGAAAAGGAGGAAAAAAAACATGGGCACAGATGTAGTATAATTTTTCTGAGTCTAATTACCTTGTTTCGTCATTCAGAACATAGCTAAAAATGAACCCGAAAGCAAGGGTAGTTCAATCAATCCCAGAAACAAGCTCCTGGAATTTATCTATTCAAATTGGTCTTGCAGGATGATTCATTGATTTTGACTGGACCCAAGAGAGGATTCATGGTATGCGATGATATATTCTTTGAAATCAATCTGAAGGTGAAGGATGTGCATGGGAGGAGTGTCAATGACGATAGACTCAGTAAAGGACTGATCGAGGTGGATGCTATCCGCAGGCTGGAATTTAGTCCCGAATATGTGGTTGAGACGGAAACACTTGTCAGCATGCACAGCATATTGGATTTGAACTATACATTCATTAGGAGGTCGGTGGAGGGCACTGTTGATATCAAGATCCTTGGAGGGACCTGATGAATTCCATGGGAAGATTGTCGCTTCTACTACCAGCATTCCATGCGACATTGTGCTACATGATAGCAAAGTGAGTGGTGCGCTAACTGCAGGTGACAATGGAGTCCTACAAACGGCGCGGCGCGTAGTAGGGGTCTCTGTGGATGAGATGCTGGTgttgactgttgctgctgctgtcggTGATGATGAGTTATGTGCCTGCACTGTTCAGTTTACTCCAAGGCGCAATGGTTACAATGATGAGAGTATCACCTGCGGAGACTACAAGATGCTTCTGAAGGTCACTTGGTCGATTGTGTATTTCTGATGTACTGTAACTCTTAGTTATTCAGTCGTAGTCTGCCAGATTCTCTAGATCCTTTTAATGTAAGGAAGCTTCATTAAGTGAACCAGTCATGATACATGCTCAAACAGTGTATGTTCCAGCGTGTATTGTATCTATTCTGACTCTTCTGTCTGATGTAAGCTAGTTTTACTGGAATTGCTTGTGGTGCATGCATGAAATTTAAGAGTTAtaccccctccgtcccataatataagatgttattatgGGTATATTAATTTTCATAACATCTTAAATTATGGGATGGAAGGAGTAGTATTTACTGCCATCCTAAAAGTAATGTCTACAAAGTTTTTCGCCTTGTTGAATTGCAAGATGTAGTAACAAGAATATATTTATATGTCTATGCCTTGTTGAATTGCAAGATGCAGTAGCAAGATCTTGAGACCCGTTTGTTAGAATCGAATTGCCTGTGTTGCAAGTTCAATGTCTATGAAGACTATCCGGCTGTAATATATTTTCTAGTGAACTAATCacctttttatttctatttttcgtCAGAATCAAGATTTCAGTAGTagcattcaattctttcaattcctCCTCTTTGTATCCAACTTGGCTGTGCATTATTGTGCCAAGGAAGTGGTTCTGAATAGTATCCGATTCAAACTTATAGCAGAAGTTATCCCTTTTTAAATTTCTTAAAATAGGTTCTTTTTCAGAATTTGCGGAACTTCCGAATGAGTTTTTTGGTGGCACTAGCACACCCAATATGCCCCCCTGGAGCATCACTGACAAGCGCCCATCAAAAGAACTGCTGCACTGGATGAACAACATTCTCAGTGATTGCAAAGCCTGATTAAGCACTTTTCATACACTCCACATCAATTAGAAGAAGAAAATTCTGGTTGAGCAAATATTTGAACAATGTATTTATCATATGTTTTCATCTGCAGAGTTTGGATATCTCCGGAAAAAATGTAATATTCTACAAAATGCTTGGTTTGATCAATGGACAAAGCAATATGCACTTCAGGGCAACAAGACTTGCTATCTTTAGGAGGTGTTTCAGGCTTTCAGCCAATAAGAACATAACACGTATGGATCTCTTCAACAGCTAGCATTGGGTCTCTAGTCTTTTATCCATCTCCGTTTCCTAGGATGCCCCTGCCTCGCCATATAAACCCGGCCATAAACCCAGCTTCTTCTACGTCCAGGCAGAGATCTCTGCGAAGCAATGTCGAAAGATGAAGATATGATGTGCCTTGTTTACACTGTCACAAAATCTAGTAGAGTAGAACTGCAAAAATTCACGAAAacttgcaaatctgaatttagactCCTTTACTATTTTGAATTTTTCACAGGCACCTTTGCTGCAATATGTATTGATTTTGAGTGTCAAATATGGCGTAGGGGAAGGGCCTGAAAGTGCATCTCTACCACTCTATCAGTGAAGAAAGTGCACAGAAGGGCTGTCAGAGTTCGCCACAATGCAACAACTTGATGTATGCTTGGTGTCTTACACTGTCAAGTTGATAATGGCAACGCTTAACAATTTCAACGAAATTTCAGTGAAATTTCCGAAATTTCGCATATTTTAGTGGGGACCAAAATATTTTTTAACCCCAAAATATCGATGCAAATTTAAACTGATTTGAAAATAAATTTAAATTGTGTTAAAATTCATTAAAATTAAGTGAAATTTGATATATCAAAATCCGAAATATGAGAAATTtccgaaatttcgcatatttcagtGAGCTCCGAAATTATTTTGTTTCAGAAATTAAAAACCTTGGCAACGCATGTGAAACACTGCAGCACTTGTAAGCATAATTCAGATTATGAAACACTGTCAAGTTACATTGCTAATCATAATTGACTACAACCATTACATTGCTGATCATAAGTGACTACAAGTCTACGACCTTACAAGCTGTTGTATCAACTTTGACAAACAAGACGGCCGAGGTCCTCCGCTTCTCGATCCACCATGGCGACGCCGGCCTCCAGCCGTGCGAGCACGCGTTCGTCGTCGAGCAGCTCCAGGGTGAAGAGGTTCTTCCAGCCGGCGTACCACGCCGCGGCCTCCCCCGACGGTGGCCTCGCGGACTGCAGCCAGTGGCGCAGCGCGCCCTCCCATTTGCCGAAAAACTCCTGTTCTAGGATCGACACCACGTCTTGGGTGCGCACCAGAGGCGTCCACGACATCACCTCGAGAAACTTAGTGTCGCGCTGCTTTGGTGGCGTGATCTTGAGCTGTTGCAGCCATCGTGTGAGCTTAGGCAAGATGTGACGCCGGGAGAAGATCTCCCAATGCGTGGGGCTGAAGTAGTCTTTCCATGGGGAGATGACGTCGAGGCAGCCGCCGCTGATCTTGCTCTCCACGGTGCCGTAGAGGCTCTCCGGCAAGTGTCCGATCAAGGGGATCCACGGACGTAGCCAGTGGTCGCAGCCCGGGCTCCACAACGGCTCCCACTCTCGCGCCTTCA
This DNA window, taken from Triticum aestivum cultivar Chinese Spring chromosome 1D, IWGSC CS RefSeq v2.1, whole genome shotgun sequence, encodes the following:
- the LOC123166008 gene encoding septin and tuftelin-interacting protein 1 homolog 1-like encodes the protein MALLKRSFTAALLDEGDDPSYPFKMPGSLARTTAPVAKMMRLWNYKQGSGLGAHGQGIIAPIKAIRHCSTAGIGHSETTYKNGLHGAPAPAPPAQDEWHESAAVSRALRLERECCERTLALLRDVKLQGDDSVETEEALAAIVKSEEELRGKKRALGAWRAALPAPTVQHIVEQVLTPRMAMKAREWEPLWSPGCDHWLRPWIPLIGHLPESLYGTVESKISGGCLDVISPWKDYFSPTHWEIFSRRHILPKLTRWLQQLKITPPKQRDTKFLEVMSWTPLVRTQDVVSILEQEFFGKWEGALRHWLQSARPPSGEAAAWYAGWKNLFTLELLDDERVLARLEAGVAMVDREAEDLGRLVCQS